Proteins encoded in a region of the Zunongwangia endophytica genome:
- a CDS encoding homogentisate 1,2-dioxygenase gives MPFYHKLGKIPHKRHTIFKKPDGNLYYEQVFGTIGFDGMSSIAYHEQRPTQVKEVGAGYSVKPKIAKENNLKSYRLKGFRVKPEADYLKSRKVILTNTDVDIILAAPQKSTDNYFYKNADSDELIFIHKGSGKLRSHLGNLNFKYGDYILIPRGTIYKLDFEDENNRLFIVESRRPIYTPKRYRNWFGQLLEHSPFCERDIRQPYELETNNEKGDFLIKIKKQGEIFDTVYASHPFDVIGYDGYNYPYAFSIHDFEPITGRIHQPPPVHQTFETDAFVVCSFCPRKYDYHPESIPAPYSHSNIDSDEVLYYVDGDFMSRNDIEAGHISLHPAGIPHGPHPGAVERSIGKTETEELAVMVDTFKPLKLTEDAMAIADETYYRSWLEKEDK, from the coding sequence ATGCCTTTCTATCATAAATTGGGGAAGATTCCGCATAAACGCCATACGATTTTTAAAAAACCAGATGGTAATCTTTATTACGAGCAGGTTTTTGGAACTATTGGTTTCGATGGAATGTCTTCTATTGCTTACCACGAACAGCGACCTACTCAGGTTAAAGAGGTTGGAGCAGGATATTCCGTGAAACCTAAAATCGCCAAAGAGAATAACTTAAAATCTTACCGATTAAAAGGGTTTCGGGTGAAACCAGAAGCTGATTATCTAAAAAGTCGCAAGGTTATTTTGACTAATACCGATGTGGATATTATACTGGCAGCACCACAAAAATCTACTGATAATTATTTTTATAAAAATGCGGATAGCGACGAGCTAATATTTATTCATAAAGGAAGCGGAAAATTAAGGTCCCATTTAGGGAATCTTAATTTTAAGTACGGAGACTATATACTTATTCCACGAGGAACAATCTATAAATTGGATTTTGAAGATGAAAATAATAGATTATTTATCGTAGAATCCAGGCGACCAATCTATACGCCAAAAAGATACAGAAACTGGTTTGGACAACTTTTGGAACATTCGCCTTTTTGCGAAAGAGATATAAGACAACCTTATGAGCTAGAAACAAATAATGAAAAAGGTGATTTTTTAATCAAAATTAAAAAGCAGGGAGAAATTTTCGACACCGTTTATGCTTCACATCCGTTTGATGTGATAGGTTACGATGGTTATAACTATCCTTATGCGTTTTCGATTCATGATTTTGAACCAATCACAGGAAGAATTCACCAGCCACCACCAGTTCACCAAACTTTTGAAACTGATGCATTTGTGGTTTGTAGTTTTTGCCCTCGAAAATACGATTATCATCCAGAAAGTATTCCTGCGCCTTACAGCCACAGTAATATTGATAGTGATGAGGTACTTTATTATGTAGATGGCGATTTTATGAGTAGAAATGATATTGAAGCAGGGCATATTTCCTTGCATCCTGCCGGTATTCCGCATGGACCGCATCCGGGAGCTGTAGAAAGAAGCATCGGAAAAACCGAAACAGAAGAATTAGCTGTGATGGTAGATACTTTTAAGCCTTTAAAACTAACCGAAGACGCCATGGCAATCGCTGATGAAACATATTATAGATCTTGGTTAGAAAAAGAAGATAAGTAG
- a CDS encoding LLM class flavin-dependent oxidoreductase, with product MERDIKIGILDQSVVRTNATPRAAVQETIDTAIFAEDLGFHRFWISEHHNSKFIAGSTPEVLLARLGAETSNIRLGSGGIMLPNHSAFKVAENFRMLEALYPGRIDLGMGRAPGGDQTSANLLNPSNTFQEEDYINQIQHINQFFKDDARVNSGAIYAVPQVETTPQQWILSSSGGSAKIAADLGLNLAVAKFINGSISPSVVETYRKNFIATEDKPEPKALVSSFVMCGETEEEANQMRKYIDYILLQFDKGNYQELPAFEDIRNHNFTSFEKQRLHYNAGRLISGTPDRVREKISALAKDFDVDEVIISTISFDRDLRFRSFELVAEAFNMINVEV from the coding sequence ATGGAGCGTGATATAAAGATTGGAATATTAGATCAATCAGTCGTTAGAACCAATGCGACACCAAGAGCAGCGGTTCAGGAAACTATTGATACTGCTATTTTTGCTGAAGATTTAGGTTTTCATCGTTTTTGGATTTCAGAACATCATAATTCCAAATTTATCGCTGGCTCTACTCCAGAGGTTCTTTTGGCAAGATTAGGTGCTGAAACTTCGAATATTAGATTGGGGAGCGGAGGAATAATGCTTCCTAACCATAGTGCTTTTAAAGTAGCCGAAAATTTTAGAATGTTGGAGGCTTTATATCCAGGAAGAATTGATCTGGGAATGGGACGTGCGCCAGGCGGAGACCAAACAAGTGCCAATCTTTTAAATCCTTCGAACACTTTTCAGGAAGAAGATTATATAAATCAGATTCAGCATATCAATCAATTTTTTAAAGACGATGCCAGGGTAAATTCAGGAGCAATTTATGCCGTTCCGCAGGTTGAAACAACACCACAGCAATGGATTTTAAGTAGTAGCGGTGGCAGCGCAAAAATTGCTGCAGATCTCGGACTAAATCTGGCCGTGGCAAAATTTATAAATGGGAGTATTTCTCCCAGCGTTGTGGAAACCTATCGTAAAAATTTTATTGCTACGGAAGATAAACCAGAGCCTAAGGCTTTAGTTTCTTCTTTTGTAATGTGCGGCGAAACCGAAGAAGAAGCAAACCAAATGCGAAAGTATATTGATTATATTTTGTTGCAATTTGACAAAGGTAATTATCAGGAACTTCCGGCATTTGAAGATATTAGAAATCATAATTTCACGTCGTTCGAAAAACAACGTTTGCATTATAATGCCGGCAGACTAATTTCTGGAACTCCCGATCGTGTAAGAGAGAAAATTAGTGCGCTTGCTAAAGATTTTGATGTAGATGAAGTGATTATTTCTACCATTAGTTTCGATAGAGACTTACGTTTTAGAAGTTTTGAGCTTGTTGCAGAAGCTTTTAATATGATTAATGTTGAAGTGTAA
- a CDS encoding DUF2809 domain-containing protein, whose protein sequence is MVLVRISRKYLLIAAMLFALEVLIAGFENGGFIRNVLGDYIVVFLIYYFFLSFLEISRIKLAIFVLFLAYTIEFLQYVNILKLLNIKRTTATTMILGSSFDWLDMLAYTLAFLTLILIARFKHYK, encoded by the coding sequence TTGGTTTTAGTTAGAATTTCGAGAAAATATTTGCTAATCGCAGCGATGCTGTTTGCTTTAGAGGTTCTAATCGCAGGCTTTGAAAATGGTGGATTTATAAGAAATGTGCTAGGCGATTATATTGTAGTATTTTTAATCTATTATTTCTTTCTATCCTTTTTAGAAATCTCCAGAATAAAACTCGCCATATTCGTATTATTTTTAGCTTACACTATCGAATTTCTGCAATATGTAAACATCTTAAAGCTTCTAAACATAAAAAGAACCACAGCCACAACTATGATTTTGGGTTCTTCTTTCGATTGGTTGGATATGCTTGCTTATACTTTGGCTTTTTTGACTCTAATTTTAATAGCCAGGTTTAAACATTATAAGTAA
- the hppD gene encoding 4-hydroxyphenylpyruvate dioxygenase has protein sequence MSKDNSSLQLEKVIPEAEDFLPILGTDFVELYVGNAKQSAYYYQHAWGFQPVAYSGLETGRKDSVSYVMQQGKIRIVLTSPLQPSGEINAHIDKHGDGVKVVALWVDDATKSYKETTSRGAKSYVEPYELEDEHGKVVISGIHTYGETVHLFVERGAYQGVFMPGYRTYTTKAKSSEVGLKYIDHMVGNVGWNEMNKWCEFYANVMGFAQMVSFDDKDISTDYTALMSKVMSNGNGRIKFPINEPAEGKKKSQIEEYIDFYNGAGVQHIALATDNIIETVTALRDRGVEFLYVPETYYDDVLDRVGEIDEELAPLKELGVLIDRDDEGYLLQIFTKPVLDRPTMFFEIIQRKGAQSFGKGNFKALFEAIEREQDLRGTLN, from the coding sequence ATGTCTAAAGATAATTCCTCTTTACAATTAGAAAAAGTAATTCCTGAAGCAGAAGATTTTCTTCCAATTTTAGGGACAGATTTTGTTGAATTATATGTTGGCAACGCTAAGCAATCGGCCTATTACTATCAACACGCTTGGGGATTTCAGCCGGTAGCTTATTCTGGTTTAGAAACCGGAAGAAAAGACAGCGTTTCTTATGTAATGCAGCAAGGGAAAATAAGAATTGTACTTACATCGCCATTACAACCTTCCGGAGAGATTAATGCGCATATCGATAAACATGGTGATGGCGTTAAGGTTGTAGCACTTTGGGTAGACGACGCGACAAAAAGTTATAAGGAAACGACATCTAGAGGTGCAAAAAGTTACGTGGAACCTTACGAGTTAGAAGACGAGCACGGTAAAGTGGTAATATCAGGTATTCATACTTACGGTGAAACTGTTCACCTGTTTGTAGAGCGCGGAGCTTATCAGGGCGTATTTATGCCAGGGTATAGAACTTATACTACTAAAGCCAAATCTTCTGAAGTTGGTTTGAAATATATCGATCACATGGTTGGTAATGTAGGATGGAACGAGATGAACAAATGGTGTGAGTTTTATGCGAATGTGATGGGTTTTGCCCAGATGGTTAGTTTTGATGATAAAGATATCTCTACCGATTATACGGCTTTAATGAGTAAAGTTATGAGTAACGGAAATGGTCGCATCAAATTCCCCATTAACGAGCCTGCGGAAGGAAAAAAGAAGTCGCAAATCGAAGAATATATCGACTTTTATAATGGTGCTGGAGTGCAGCATATTGCTTTAGCTACCGATAATATTATCGAAACGGTAACTGCATTACGAGATCGTGGCGTAGAATTTTTATATGTTCCAGAAACTTACTACGATGATGTGTTGGATCGTGTTGGTGAAATAGATGAAGAGCTAGCGCCATTAAAGGAACTAGGTGTGCTTATTGATAGAGATGACGAAGGTTATTTACTGCAAATTTTTACAAAACCAGTACTAGATCGACCAACGATGTTTTTTGAAATAATCCAGAGAAAAGGAGCACAATCTTTTGGTAAAGGAAACTTTAAGGCTCTTTTTGAAGCAATAGAAAGAGAGCAAGATTTAAGGGGAACACTAAATTAA
- a CDS encoding DUF3108 domain-containing protein codes for MIKKLTITIFLFFVALSSHEAQTAYDAGEWFKFRIHYGPFNASYAELQVSEDYLSSTPVYHIVGTGKSTGMMHWFFKVDDNYETYIDRKTGKPLKFIRKIDEGGHTKDLEINFDQKANTAYVYDKKHNKKKTYSTKENIHDMLSAFYYIRSNINEEALQPGYELHLNLFIDDENMDFKVKFLGRESIKTKFGKINALKFRPYVMAGRVFKEKESLTFWVSDDKNKVPLKIEANLAVGSLDADLEAYKGLKYPFRIIVD; via the coding sequence ATGATTAAAAAACTTACAATTACGATATTCCTCTTTTTTGTAGCACTTTCTTCGCATGAAGCACAAACTGCTTACGATGCCGGAGAATGGTTTAAATTCAGAATTCATTACGGTCCTTTTAATGCCAGCTATGCAGAGCTTCAGGTTAGCGAAGATTATTTAAGTAGTACACCGGTTTACCATATTGTTGGTACAGGAAAATCTACCGGAATGATGCATTGGTTTTTTAAAGTAGACGATAATTACGAAACTTATATAGACCGTAAAACGGGTAAACCATTAAAATTTATTCGTAAAATCGACGAAGGTGGGCACACTAAAGATCTGGAGATCAATTTTGACCAAAAGGCCAATACAGCCTATGTATATGATAAAAAGCACAATAAGAAAAAGACCTATTCTACAAAGGAAAATATCCATGATATGTTGTCGGCATTTTACTATATTCGCAGCAACATAAATGAGGAGGCGCTGCAGCCCGGTTACGAACTTCATCTAAATCTTTTCATTGATGATGAAAATATGGATTTTAAGGTGAAATTTTTAGGTCGGGAAAGTATAAAAACAAAATTTGGAAAAATAAACGCGCTTAAGTTTAGGCCTTATGTAATGGCAGGTAGAGTTTTTAAAGAGAAAGAAAGTCTTACTTTTTGGGTAAGCGACGATAAAAACAAAGTGCCTTTAAAAATCGAAGCCAATCTGGCGGTAGGATCTTTAGATGCAGATCTTGAAGCTTACAAAGGTCTAAAATATCCCTTCAGGATTATTGTAGATTAG
- a CDS encoding tryptophan 2,3-dioxygenase family protein, whose amino-acid sequence MEIKPEIAERIELLEEKFKNSGQDMGSYLDGLLYDRYLTYWDYINLDTLLSLQKPATHFPDEEIFITYHQITELYFKLIIHEQKQVIDNPNLTATYFVEKLNRMNRYFRVLINSFDVMIKGMEREQFLKFRMALLPASGFQSAQFRMIEFYATPVQNLVEYKIRKKFNLDNSVEELFENIYWKKGGIDLKTGEKTLTLKQFEKRYTPRFLRIANEVKGNTLYDCYQNLAPTDKNNQNLINALRTFDTSVNVNWLLMHIGAAHRYLDKGKKTVKATGGTNWKEFLPPGFQKISFFPELWSEDEHNEWGKDWVNNMFNTEN is encoded by the coding sequence ATGGAAATTAAACCCGAAATAGCCGAAAGAATAGAATTACTTGAAGAAAAATTCAAAAATTCTGGTCAGGATATGGGTTCTTATTTAGACGGTCTACTTTACGATCGTTATTTAACATACTGGGATTATATAAATCTGGATACACTTTTGAGCTTGCAAAAACCGGCAACTCATTTTCCCGACGAAGAAATTTTTATTACCTACCATCAAATAACCGAGTTATACTTTAAGCTGATTATCCACGAGCAAAAGCAGGTAATCGATAACCCTAATTTAACTGCTACGTATTTTGTGGAAAAGCTAAATAGGATGAATCGTTATTTTAGAGTGCTTATCAATTCTTTTGATGTAATGATTAAAGGAATGGAGCGAGAGCAGTTTCTAAAATTTAGGATGGCTTTGCTGCCGGCAAGCGGTTTTCAGTCGGCGCAATTCAGGATGATCGAATTTTATGCGACTCCGGTTCAAAATCTGGTAGAATATAAAATTAGAAAAAAGTTCAATTTAGATAATTCCGTAGAAGAATTATTTGAAAATATATACTGGAAAAAAGGAGGTATCGACCTAAAAACCGGCGAGAAAACGTTAACCTTAAAGCAGTTCGAAAAAAGATATACGCCCCGATTTTTAAGAATTGCGAATGAAGTTAAAGGTAATACACTTTACGATTGCTATCAGAACTTAGCGCCAACTGATAAAAACAATCAAAATTTAATTAATGCTTTACGTACTTTTGATACCAGTGTAAACGTTAATTGGTTGCTTATGCATATTGGTGCTGCTCATAGATATTTAGATAAAGGGAAAAAAACGGTGAAAGCAACCGGAGGAACAAATTGGAAAGAATTTTTACCACCGGGATTTCAAAAAATATCATTTTTTCCTGAATTGTGGAGTGAAGATGAGCATAATGAATGGGGCAAAGATTGGGTGAATAATATGTTTAATACTGAAAATTAA